The nucleotide window AGCTCATATATGGTGTAGCTGACGTTTGGGACTAAACAAAGTAAATGAAAGTAAACAATGAAAATCATCAATTTTTGTGTACGTAGAAGTTGAAAATGTGTCTCATTACGGCGCGGATAACGGTTATCGTCGATGTGCCAATAGGCGCGATCATCATGTATTTTGGGATTGCAGGCCACTTCAGCAGATCCGAATCCCCATTCTGGTAAATTTTTCGTCGTAGAAGTAAGGACGCATTTATTATTTGGGCTCACCAACCGAAAGCTGTGTCGCACGATTTCTAGCACTTCGCCTTCTGCCGCCCCTTCGATTTCGAGACGCCAGAAATCATCATCGTTACCCTCTCCTCTCTTGCAGCAAAAGTTAAAACttactttatttttagaaaattcaagaaaaaacgaaattaagTGAAAGAGACTACGTACCACTCCGTAACCAGTGACTTGATACATTTTATTGGAGATGGGCGCCGGTCCTCTATGAACATGCAGATTGCGTCCTGTTGTTCGATGCTCTATCCGGATCAAATCGCCGTTACGCACTAAATCAATGGGATCCGTAGCATTCCACAGAGGAGAAGATTGATTGTGTCTTTTGATGAACCACCGGTTATTGGGATCCCTGATGTAGACGGTGGTAATTTGCTGCTGTCTTGCACCAACTGGATACAGCTGCCGATGTGAATGCAGATACTGTCCTTCAAGGACATTATTCTTCACCCTGATAACTGCTCCATATGCAACCTCTGAAATTAGAGCACAGCGCAGTGTATTAAGTAAATTGCAGAGTTTGAATACAAGGCAATCGCAGCTATGGGAAATAGGACCGCATAAATACCTCGGGGTCCAGTAGAATTGTGGAACATGTTGCCTTTGAGACTCACTTGGAAAGCAGAGCTGTAGAATTCATCTTCTTCTCCTCCGAGATGGAGGATCCTCAAATGAACATAGAAAATGACAACATACAGAGCGACTGGAAGCGCTATCAGACACAGAGCTCTTGCAAGGAAATGCTTGACCGTATATGtctaaaaatttcatttaaaaaatctttcgGTACTTGAATTTCCGTCTGCTTCATTTCTCAGTAAAATAGTTTCAAAATAAGTTGAAGATCTTACCACCGGCTGCGACATATCTCCAAGAATAATCCACAAATCGTATATGGCCCGCATTCcaaccaagaaaacaagaaacaatcCGACAAATTTAACGCTGAAAGATCCAGCCATGAACATGCCAGTTGATGACAACCAAAACCACCATAGGAAGCTGAAAGATCTGTCGAacaaaccaacaaaaacaaaacaggtaCAGATGTAAAAcatagaaaaatgttttccagTTAACAGAAACATGCATGTGTGTTTCATACGGCAcctcttttgtttgttaaaaTGAGCCATGGAAAAAAAGGTAGCCGAAATGAAGAACAGCATCATTGGGTCAAGAAGTATAAAGCGGTTGAGTACTACCAATGAGTTATCTgtttagaattaaaaaaattcggtTATCACTGTTTACTTTTTAACCTATTATAATTAAGTATTAACAATAAATCTATCGCTGCAATCTAATTCCTTTATGCTGCACACAGTTGAAAAGCTTTATGAATggacagaaaaaacaaaaacaagtttcacAAGGGAATCTGCCTACCAAAAATTAGGCAAAGGGCAGTGAAGGTAGACGCTGGTAAAGATGCTGTCATTTCCCATATGGTCAAAAAGCAGAGTGGAACTACCAAAGCTCCCATAATAGCACATccctaaaaaaatattttccattgtttttggaaaaatttttagGTTACAATCTTCATTTTATTTAGAGAATGCTATATTAAAGCAAAAGTTAAAAGAAACAGGTAGGTCAAACTTACTATTCGCATCCCCATGTAAGAGGCATCTCCATATTTCTTTCCGACCTAAAATTTTGATATTTGTGAAAAACGttgaacattttttcttttcttagttATCGAAAAATCTTAATATAATTACCTCGAACCAGAAGGAACCATCGTATCCGTCCAAGTAACCAAACAGTGCAACAAGCATctaaaatcacaaaaataacGTCACTTGTTTTGTTAtgcattttctttcttgaatgATTATGTGAACGATGATACTTTGCCAAGGGGTGGGTGAACGTCAAAGAAGAAAGTCCGCTGTAGGTATTGGTTGGCATGTCTTCCAAAGTGTGTTTCATCCCAACTGTCGGATAGTGACATATAGCAATAGAGAAACAAATGTATGACCATGTTGTTGATTTCATCAATTAGCTGGACTTACCACACTTGTTCTGGATAACGTAATTTATAAAATCGGACAGACACGGTAGCTACCATCAAAAGGGTAAAAATAATCCACCACACCTTGCCGCTGGTGCTCTCCCttcaaaataagaaaataaatgcAAGTAAATCAGCGATTCATATTGCTGGAAGGCTACACCACtcgtatttttttccccccttctatACTTATACGCACATCAATCATCGGAGGTATAAGCACAGGGCTTTTGTAATTATATGATGAAGTGGATCGAAAAGAGGAGTGCCCATGACGAAGCAATGAGATTTCAAGGTGAATGTATCCAAGGGTCGGTTACCTGAACTTTTGAGTGAATGCTGGCCGACAAAACTGCTGCGAGGTAGATTGCTTGTCGAGAGATGTTTTGATTGGGGGACTTGACGAGGAATCTACCGTACATGCTGGACtcgctttttctttcatgGCTTTCGGACACGTATACTGAAAGCATTGAAAACAGAATATTATACCAGGGAGAAATGAGTATCATTTAGGTTGCACTATATATGCTTGAACCACGTGGCACATATTTTGCAAttggaaaacatttttgaattaATAAAAAATGCGTAAAAAGTAAATGTGCAAAAACAAATAGCGGCAAAATGCGGTATTTCAAATATGTCTCGCTGTTTATGTTTTCACTTTTTCTGAAACCAGCTAGTTTACTACAATATGCAGTTGAAGTACAATTCTGGAATATAGCAAAATATGATTGGTGCAAGAATGGTTAAGGATCTAGAACACTTTtagttttcctatttttagaTTGAACAGAAGATCGTTTCTTTCAACATTTAGATTGCGCTTACCGTATTTGTATAGTTTGCGTTGCTGCACAGCTTCACTTGAAGACCGATGGTGAGGTACTGCTGCCCTTAAGCCCCTCTGACGAATAAATCTTCTGAATATCTCCCATATACGTGGTACGCTTGGTAGCCTTGAGGTCTATCGTCTTTTTACAGTTTCCGTGGGTTGCAAGAGTGAATTTAAATATGTAGTTATTCAATACCTACAAACAAAATTTCGCACACCCATCTTTCACCAAAATCCATATTATTTTAAATACATCTTATGAAACGGTGCGCTAccagcttaaaaaaaaaaagtctataAAATGCAGTCAATTAGAAAATCGTGGAGAGGAGGGATATGGGAAGTTCTTACTTTCCATTTCAGCGTGAAAAGCTTAATAACTTGGGATGACGCTATGACTATAGCTTATGCCTAAGACAATGTCTAGAGACATTTACCAAGAAAATAGAGACGTACTGAAGCTTTGTAATCTTCTTTGCCTTACATCACAATCTTTCTTTTAGCTTAGCATGTTAGTGCTTACATTTAAACGAGGAAAGACGGAGGATTATCGAATGGGATTTTAGCCTCCGCGTAGCTGGCCACAGCCCATTTGACTACAAAATATACAGGGTTATCGATTAATTTACCTACCACTTGAACTTAGTCCTCCAATATCATAGAATCGTGTAGTTTGCATTCATATTCATTTAcctatgttttttttaatgccatACGGTCATTCCAGGTAACCCTGCTCGCGAATTATAGGTCATGTATGATAGCGTATCGTCGGTTAAATACCGGGTAATCAAACGACAAACATATTTGAATAGTAAGAGTGTAGTATCATAGTAATAGGCAAATTGATAAGCCGTAAGCTAATTgtgttttattgatttatcAGAGCAAGGAGGAGTAGAGCAGTGCAATAGTTTGATGTGTAACTCAGCTGCAGGGtgtaaaaatcaatttcaaaatGCTAATATCAAAATagttgaagaaaaaacacaataCAAATAAGGCAGTAGATAATGTTTAGAATTCCCATGTAGACAACCAGTGCAGATGGTGCATGGTGGAGTTAGTATCCGCATACCTAACTAATCCGTACACAAGTGGAGAGAATAGATAGAAACTAGacgtgaaaaaacaaacataaattAGTATTGTAACCAATAGACATCCAATGAAAAAATACTTGCCTATAGAACAAAATCAATAGCGTTGCGGATAGTATAGCAGCGTAACTCGCGTTGAATGAATTCTTAGGTAGCGAAAGTGGTATGGATTCAATTACGTAATCGAGAAGGATTCCTATATGAGACAAATATGTAATCCAGAATTGTTCGTAGCCTATTCATTCGATACGTGAAAGTTCATCATTACCTGACATCATACTAGAGAATAGTAACGCAGGAAAATAATGGTGAAAGTAGAGGACGCGACTCATTCCCCAAAAGGGAAGATAATGAAGCAGCCAACCAAGCCAAAGCCAACCACAGGCAGATAAAGCTCTTTCCTGTAACACTAATGTTAAACGGAGAAATCAATATAAAATCATAAATTGATATGAACTACTCGAACATGAAATCAATTCTTACTTATTTCTCTTTGTGTCACCgttattcttctttttgttcggACACCAACAGACACCCACAGGATTAAGTAAAACACCATGAAGACCAGATTCCCCCACCAAATAATTGGATTGCCCAATAAATAAACCTGCAATTGACCACCAGAAAAAAACTGGCCCTGCGcgaataaataattttttaaaaggcgTTAAAAGGTTAAACATTTAATAGTTTCAATTGCATTTCTGTACCCTCAAATTGATTGGCCACATCCAAGGTTTAGAAGTtgcttctccttctttcgGCTTTAAAGCCGAATTACCATTGATTAAAACAACGTGCGACTCGATGAAGCGCTGGAAAAAGTTTTTCTCGTAAGCGCGGAATGAAACATTGGGAACTATCGTAATTATATAAATTATTataaaaagaattcaaaaCTTGAAatgtagaaaaacaaaacaataataattaCGTCGAGGATAAATGTTTTCCTCAATATTCCAGATCGCATTAGGATCTCTCCTGTTTGGATTACAAGTAACTTCATCCTGCTCAAAGCCCCTTTTTAAAACGAAAGTAAACCATTTAataacaaaaggaaaaggcATATTAATTAATTTGTTAGCTGTTTACCAGGCGGgaagttttttctttgtgcaaGTCAACGCACATCCGAGATTGTAGTGGATCAAACGAAAACGATGCAGCATCGTTTCCAAAATTTGACCTTCTTCGCCATCTTCTATTTCCAGACGCCAAATGTCATTATTGTCCCCTACTCCATCCTAGAAGATATTTTAATAAAACGACAAGAATAAGGAATGTTACGTGCAGTGGAATGAATTAGAAATGGGATCGCCAATACTAACCAATCCGTATCCAGTGACTTGGAATTGTTTGATAGTGATGGGTGCCAATGATCTGTGCGCATGCAAATTTCTGCCAGTTGCAAAATGTTCGAGTCGCAACAAGTCGCCATTTCGCACGAAATCGATAGGTCTCGTGCTATTCCAGCTGGGTGCTAACTTGTTATGCCGTTTAACATGCCAGTTGTTATTGTCGTCCTTGTGCGCGTATGTGGTAATTTGTTGTTGGCTTCCGCCTATTTCTTCTGGGTACAGATGATCGTGAGAATGCAAATAAGCTCCACTCGTGACAGCATTCTTTAATGTTAAAAGTGCACCGTATGCCACCTctgcaaataaaacattacCGTATTTCTAATTTCATCCAATAGGCTACTAGTAGAGAATAAGCATTATACTAACGTCGTGGTGTACTGCCGTCATGGAGGTAGTTGCCTTTAAGGCCAACCTGGAATGCTGAACTGTAAAATCCGTCACCTGGCCCGCTATTACTTAAAACGGCCAAATGGATATAGAAGATGCCCATGTACAACAATGTCGGCATTGCAATCAGGCAAATGGCGCGTGCCATGAAATGCTTCACGGTATAACTCT belongs to Daphnia magna isolate NIES linkage group LG1, ASM2063170v1.1, whole genome shotgun sequence and includes:
- the LOC116934070 gene encoding protein O-mannosyl-transferase 2; its protein translation is MKEKASPACTVDSSSSPPIKTSLDKQSTSQQFCRPAFTQKFRESTSGKVWWIIFTLLMVATVSVRFYKLRYPEQVCWDETHFGRHANQYLQRTFFFDVHPPLGKMLVALFGYLDGYDGSFWFEVGKKYGDASYMGMRIGCAIMGALVVPLCFLTIWEMTASLPASTFTALCLIFDNSLVVLNRFILLDPMMLFFISATFFSMAHFNKQKRSFSFLWWFWLSSTGMFMAGSFSVKFVGLFLVFLVGMRAIYDLWIILGDMSQPVTYTVKHFLARALCLIALPVALYVVIFYVHLRILHLGGEEDEFYSSAFQVSLKGNMFHNSTGPREVAYGAVIRVKNNVLEGQYLHSHRQLYPVGARQQQITTVYIRDPNNRWFIKRHNQSSPLWNATDPIDLVRNGDLIRIEHRTTGRNLHVHRGPAPISNKMYQVTGYGVRGEGNDDDFWRLEIEGAAEGEVLEIVRHSFRLVSPNNKCVLTSTTKNLPEWGFGSAEVACNPKIHDDRAYWHIDDNRYPRLPNVSYTIYELSFLERFIESHKNMFMGNAGFRPKISDFQSRPWMWPINFRGQFFSVEGVVIYLLGNPIIWWGHCLCFLFYFLLWIVNAVIEKRAVNISDKQLNLQRRTLNTCKWLFIGFLCHYIPFWPMARILYFHHYFPALLFSNMISGMMLNYILETFSEKISPKFYTYFVSGLLLAFFYSFYLFTPITYGYPNRPSQYNDSQMYGMKWISSWEF
- the LOC116932759 gene encoding protein O-mannosyl-transferase 2 translates to MTAPTLICSKNQENGLNIKKMKNSDSIGFKLLDQFRDGRNDKIWWRVFALLMIATVATRFYKLDQPDHVCWDEAHFGKYANFYINRTFFFDVHPPLGKMLIGLFGYLDGYNGSFHFDKPGDKFEEHQYMGMRIGCAVMGALLVPLSFLTVWEMTFSLPAATFGGLLILLDHGMLTLNRFILLDPPMLFFISAAIYSMVKFHNQRHRPFSLPWWSWLSSIGVMLSCSVAVKFVGIFVVIFVGCRTIADLWEILGDLSRPVSYTVKHFMARAICLIAMPTLLYMGIFYIHLAVLSNSGPGDGFYSSAFQVGLKGNYLHDGSTPRQVAYGALLTLKNAVTSGAYLHSHDHLYPEEIGGSQQQITTYAHKDDNNNWHVKRHNKLAPSWNSTRPIDFVRNGDLLRLEHFATGRNLHAHRSLAPITIKQFQVTGYGLDGVGDNNDIWRLEIEDGEEGQILETMLHRFRLIHYNLGCALTCTKKKLPAWGFEQDEVTCNPNRRDPNAIWNIEENIYPRLPNVSFRAYEKNFFQRFIESHVVLINGNSALKPKEGEATSKPWMWPINLRGQFFSGGQLQVYLLGNPIIWWGNLVFMVFYLILWVSVGVRTKRRITVTQREIMLQERALSACGWLWLGWLLHYLPFWGMSRVLYFHHYFPALLFSSMMSGILLDYVIESIPLSLPKNSFNASYAAILSATLLILFYSFYLFSPLVYGLVRYADTNSTMHHLHWLSTWEF